The proteins below come from a single Miscanthus floridulus cultivar M001 chromosome 1, ASM1932011v1, whole genome shotgun sequence genomic window:
- the LOC136552145 gene encoding phytochrome a, which yields MSSSRPAHSSSSSSRTRQSSRARILAQTTLDAELNAEYEESGDSFDYSKLVEAQRSTPSEQQGRSGKVIAYLQHIQRGKLIQPFGCLLALDEKSFRVIAFSENAPEMLTTVSHAVPNVDDPPKLGIGTNVRSLFTDPGATALQKTLGFADVSLLNPILVQCKTSGKPFYAIVHRATGCLVVDFEPVKPADFPATAAGALQSYKLAAKAISKIQSLPGGSMEALCNTVVKEVFDLTGYDRVMAYKFHEDEHGEVFAEITKPGIEPYLGLHYPATDIPQAARFLFMKNKVRMICDCRARSVKIIEDEALSIDISLCGSTLRAPHSCHLQYMENMNSIASLVMAVVVNENEEDDEPEPEQPPQQQQKKRLWGLIVCHHESPRYVPFPLRYACEFLAQVFAVHVNKEFELEKQIREKSILRMQTMLSDMLFKEASPLSIVSGSPNIMDLVKCDGAALLYGDKVWRLQTAPTESQIRDIAFWLSEVHGDSTGLSTDSLQDAGYPGAASLGDMICGMAVAKITSKDILFWFRSHTAAEIKWGGAKHDPSDKDDNRRMHPRLSFKAFLEVVKMKSLPWSDYEMDAIHSLQLILRGTLNDALKPAQASGLDNQIGDLKLDGLAELQAVTSEMVRLMETATVPILAVDGNGLVNGWNQKVAELSGLRVDEAIGRHILTLVEDSSVSIVQRMLYLALQGREEKEVRFELKTHGSKRDDGPVILVVNACASRDLHDHVVGVCFVAQDMTVHKLVMDKFTRVEGDYKAIIHNPNPLIPPIFGADQFGWCSEWNAAMTKLTGWHRDEVIDKMLLGEVFDSSNASCLLKSKDAFVRLCIIINSALAGEEAEKAPFGFFDRNGKYIECLLSVNRKVNADGVTGVFCFIHVPSDDLQHALHVQQASEQTAQRRLKAFSYMRHAINKPLSGMLYSRETLKSTGLNEEQMRQVRVSDSCHRQLNKILADLDQDNITDKSSCLDLDMAEFVLQDVVVSAVSQVLIGCQGKGIRVACNLPERFMKQKVYGDGIRLQQILSDFLFVSVKFSPVGGSVDISSKLTKNSIGENLHLIDFELRIKHQGAGVPAEILSQMYEEDNKEQSEEGFSLLVSRNLLRLMNGDIRHLREAGMSTFILTAELAAAPSAVGQ from the exons ATGTCTTCCTCGAGGCCTGCCCACTCTTCCAGTTCATCCAGCAGGACTCGCCAGAGCTCCCGGGCAAGGATATTAGCACAAACAACCCTTGATGCTGAACTCAATGCAGAGTATGAAGAATCTGGTGATTCCTTTGATTACTCCAAGTTGGTTGAAGCACAGCGGAGCACTCCATCTGAGCAGCAAGGGCGATCGGGAAAGGTCATAGCCTACTTGCAGCATATTCAAAGAGGAAAGCTCATCCAACCATTTGGTTGCTTGTTGGCCCTTGACGAGAAGAGCTTCAGGGTCATTGCATTCAGTGAGAATGCACCTGAAATGCTCACAACGGTCAGCCATGCTGTGCCGAACGTTGATGATCCCCCAAAGCTAGGAATTGGTACCAATGTGCGCTCCCTTTTCACTGATCCTGGTGCTACAGCACTGCAGAAGACACTAGGATttgctgatgtttctttgctGAATCCTATCCTAGTTCAATGCAAGACCTCAGGCAAGCCATTCTATGCCATTGTTCACAGGGCAACTGGTTGTCTGGTGGTAGATTTTGAGCCTGTGAAGCCTGCAGATTTTCCTGCCACTGCTGCTGGGGCTTTGCAGTCTTACAAGCTTGCTGCCAAGGCAATCTCCAAGATCCAGTCACTTCCAGGTGGAAGCATGGAGGCCTTATGCAATACCGTGGTTAAGGAAGTCTTTGACCTTACAGGTTATGACAGGGTTATGGCTTACAAGTTCCATGAAGATGAGCATGGGGAGGTCTTTGCTGAGATCACCAAACCTGGTATTGAGCCCTATCTAGGCCTGCACTATCCAGCCACTGATATCCCTCAAGCTGCCAGGTTTCTCTTCATGAAGAACAAAGTCAGAATGATCTGTGATTGCCGTGCCAGATCCGTGAAGATTATTGAAGATGAGGCACTCTCCATTGATATTAGCTTGTGTGGTTCAACTCTTAGAGCACCACATAGCTGTCACCTTCAGTATATGGAGAACATGAACTCGATTGCATCCCTTGTCATGGCTGTTGTGGTTAATGAaaatgaagaggatgatgaaccTGAGCCCGAACAACCACCACAACAGCAGCAGAAGAAGAGACTGTGGGGTCTCATTGTTTGCCACCATGAGAGCCCCAGATATGTCCCGTTTCCACTGCGGTATGCCTGTGAATTCTTGGCCCAAGTGTTTGCTGTCCACGTAAACAAGGAGTTTGAATTGGAGAAGCAGATACGAGAGAAAAGCATTCTGCGAATGCAAACAATGCTCTCTGACATGCTATTCAAGGAAGCATCTCCCTTGAGTATCGTATCTGGGAGTCCAAATATCATGGACCTAGTTAAGTGTGATGGTGCTGCTCTTTTGTATGGGGACAAAGTATGGCGGCTTCAAACGGCTCCAACTGAGTCTCAGATACGTGATATTGCCTTCTGGCTTTCAGAAGTTCATGGGGATTCCACTGGTTTGAGTACTGATAGCCTCCAGGATGCTGGATATCCAGGAGCTGCTTCCCTTGGTGACATGATTTGTGGAATGGCAGTGGCTAAGATCACGTCCAAGGACATTCTTTTCTGGTTCAGGTCACATACAGCTGCTGAAATCAAATGGGGAGGTGCAAAGCATGATCCATCTGATAAGGATGACAACAGAAGGATGCACCCTAGGTTGTCCTTTAAGGCTTTCCTCGAGGTTGTCAAGATGAAGAGTTTGCCATGGAGCGACTACGAGATGGATGCTATTCACTCATTGCAACTTATTCTTAGAGGTACACTGAATGATGCCTTGAAGCCGGCCCAGGCATCTGGTTTAGATAACCAGATTGGTGATCTCAAACTTGATGGGCTTGCTGAATTGCAAGCAGTGACAAGTGAAATGGTTCGCCTCATGGAAACAGCAACTGTTCCGATATTGGCAGTAGATGGCAATGGATTGGTCAATGGATGGAATCAAAAGGTAGCAGAATTGTCAGGGTTGAGAGTTGATGAAGCTATAGGAAGACACATACTTACActtgtggaggattcttctgtaTCAATTGTTCAGAGGATGCTATATTTAGCTCTGCAAG GtagagaagagaaggaagttcgaTTTGAGTTGAAAACACATGGCTCCAAGAGGGATGATGGCCCTGTTATCTTGGTTGTAAATGCTTGTGCCAGTCGTGACCTTCATGACCATGTTGTTGGGGTTTGCTTTGTAGCCCAGGATATGACTGTTCATAAGTTGGTCATGGACAAATTTACTCGGGTTGAGGGGGACTACAAGGCAATCATTCACAACCCGAACCCACTCATTCCTCCTATATTTGGTGCTGACCAATTTGGATGGTGCTCTGAGTGGAATGCAGCCATGACCAAACTTACTGGGTGGCACAGAGATGAAGTGATCGATAAGATGCTCCTTGGCGAGGTTTTTGACAGTAGCAATGCTTCCTGCCTTTTGAAGAGCAAAGATGCTTTTGTACGTCTTTGCATTATCATCAACAGTGCATTAGCCGGTGAAGAGGCAGAAAAGGCTCCATTCGGTTTCTTTGACCGCAATGGAAAATATATTGAATGCCTTCTGTCAGTGAACAGAAAAGTAAATGCAGATGGTGTCACTGGAGTGTTCTGTTTCATTCATGTTCCTAGTGATGACCTGCAGCATGCGCTACATGTGCAGCAAGCTTCTGAGCAGACAGCACAAAGAAGGTTGAAGGCTTTCTCGTACATGCGACATGCCATCAACAAACCTCTCTCAGGTATGCTTTATTCTAGGGAAACACTCAAGAGCACAGGTCTGAATGAAGAGCAGATGAGGCAGGTCCGTGTCTCAGATAGTTGTCATCGCCAGCTAAACAAGATACTTGCCGACTTAGATCAAGATAACATTACTGACAA GTCAAGTTGCTTGGATTTGGATATGGCTGAATTTGTGTTGCAAGATGTGGTGGTGTCTGCTGTAAGTCAAGTACTCATAGGTTGCCAGGGTAAAGGTATCAGAGTCGCTTGCAACCTACCAGAGAGATTCATGAAGCAAAAAGTTTACGGGGATGGTATCCGTCTCCAGCAGATCCTCTCCGACTTCTTATTTGTTTCGGTGAAGTTCTCTCCTGTTGGTGGCTCTGTTGATATCTCTTCCAAACTGACTAAGAACAGCATTGGGGAAAACCTTCATCTCATAGACTTCGAACTTAG GATCAAGCACCAAGGAGCAGGAGTCCCAGCAGAAATATTGTCACAAATGTATGAGGAGGACAATAAAGAGCAGTCAGAGGAGGGCTTCAGCCTTCTTGTTTCTAGAAACCTTCTGAGGCTCATGAATGGTGACATTCGTCACCTCAGGGAAGCTGGCATGTCAACCTTCATCCTCACCGCTGAACTTGCTGCTGCTCCTTCAGCAGTTGGACAATGA
- the LOC136474376 gene encoding protein REVEILLE 8-like, with product MAAVVVAKSTGMAGKKLRKPYTITNPRQKWTADEHERFLHALVLHGRDWKRIEAFVATKTATQIRSHAQKHFLRAQKMGLAVPPAHPRRAGAVRQAQPPISWLPSFADDDAVMSEDETISIRQLPLSPDHPDFALVYRFVGDVFGSDAPRPVEAQLQRLLGVDPVIVETILCVLGNLEANLSF from the coding sequence ATGGCGGCAGTCGTGGTGGCCAAGTCTACCGGGATGGCGGGGAAGAAGCTCCGGAAGCCGTACACCATCACCAATCCTCGGCAGAAGTGGACCGCCGACGAGCACGAGCGGTTCCTCCACGCGCTGGTGCTGCACGGCCGCGACTGGAAGAGGATCGAGGCATTCGTCGCCACCAAGACAGCCACGCAGATCCGCAGCCACGCCCAGAAGCACTTCCTCAGGGCTCAGAAGATGGGCCTCGCGGTGCCGCCGGCGCACCCTCGCCGCGCCGGCGCCGTCCGCCAGGCGCAGCCACCCATCAGCTGGCTGCCCTCGTTTGCGGATGATGACGCCGTCATGTCGGAGGACGAGACGATTTCGATTCGTCAGCTTCCGCTGTCTCCGGACCATCCGGACTTTGCTCTGGTGTACAGGTTCGTCGGTGACGTCTTTGGCTCGGACGCGCCGCGGCCGGTGGAAGCGCAGTTGCAGAGACTGCTGGGCGTGGATCCTGTCATTGTGGAAACCATTTTATGTGTACTAGGGAACCTGGAAGCTAATCTATCATTTTAG